In Nostoc sp. UHCC 0926, a single genomic region encodes these proteins:
- a CDS encoding helix-turn-helix domain-containing protein, with the protein MRENNINIEYRFGKAIRRRRRELDYSQEELAEKAGLHRNYISSIETGTRNPSLKNIEKLAKALNISISALFINYGIEAEHKSEKDTEY; encoded by the coding sequence GTGAGGGAAAATAACATCAACATTGAATATCGTTTTGGAAAGGCGATAAGACGAAGGAGGCGAGAGCTAGATTACTCTCAAGAAGAACTGGCTGAAAAAGCTGGACTTCACCGTAATTACATCTCAAGTATTGAGACGGGAACCCGTAATCCTTCTCTCAAAAATATTGAAAAGCTTGCAAAAGCACTGAACATCTCCATTTCTGCTCTTTTTATCAACTACGGTATTGAGGCAGAGCATAAATCAGAAAAAGATACTGAGTATTAG